From the Papaver somniferum cultivar HN1 chromosome 2, ASM357369v1, whole genome shotgun sequence genome, the window agcaaccacaaccacaacaactaatgcaaaatcaaggttctgaTATCAACGCAAAGCTTCAAACAATGATGCAAgtcatttctaccatgtttaaagaaagtcagcaggaaactaagagtgctatcaaggagttgcagacacaaatgggctccatgggtATTGAATTAAACAAATTGAAGGAACAAagtagtgggaaactcccttctcaatctCTTAACCCAAGAGAGAATGTTAGTGCTATTACATTGAGaagcggtacacaacttgtgcaaacTGAAATTGTTGATGTGGGTGATACAAAGACCCAAAAGGAACCTATTTTGGAGGAAAAGAATGATGAttttccccaaacttctgaggtacctatttctagctctaaaactcatgtttctacttatgttcctcctttacctttccctcgcaggtTTGCTAACtctaagaaggcggaactagaaaaggagattttagacatcTTTAAGAAGCTTCATGTAAACATTCCACTCATTGATGTTATCAAGCAAGTTCCtaagtatgtgaaggttttgaaggacttgtgtaccaaaaagaaaaagctaACCGGTAATGAGGTTATGAGTGTGGGGAAAAACGCTTCGGCGGTCTTGCAAAAGAAACTCCCACCCAAATGCAAGGATCCAGGTAGTTTCACTATACTCGTAGAGATTGGTAATAAAAGATTTGGAAAGGCtatgcttgacttaggagcatcCGTGAATATCATGTCGGCATCTATTTATGAGTCTTTAAAGTTGGGTCCATTAAAACCAACTAATATTGTGCTTGAACTTGCGGATCGTACTAATGTCTACCCTAGGGGTATTATTGAGGATGTCCTTGTGCAGGTGAACCAACTAGTTTTTCCAGCTAATTTTTGTGTTTTAGAAATGGATGATGGCTCGGATGCATCCATACCCCTGCTTCTTGGGAGACCTTTCATGAAGACGGCTAAAACCGTCATTGATGTGGACGAGGGAATACTCACTATGAAGTTTG encodes:
- the LOC113351993 gene encoding uncharacterized protein LOC113351993, with translation MGSMGIELNKLKEQSSGKLPSQSLNPRENVSAITLRSGTQLVQTEIVDVGDTKTQKEPILEEKNDDFPQTSEAELEKEILDIFKKLHVNIPLIDVIKQVPKYVKVLKDLCTKKKKLTGNEVMSVGKNASAVLQKKLPPKCKDPGSFTILVEIGNKRFGKAMLDLGASVNIMSASIYESLKLGPLKPTNIVLELADRTNVYPRGIIEDVLVQVNQLVFPANFCVLEMDDGSDASIPLLLGRPFMKTAKTVIDVDEGILTMKFDDEIIRFNMFEVMRYPSDVHSGVHDVWDPS